GTACATATGAAGCTTATAGCCAACAGTAGAACATGTGGACTCCATATATATGTGGGTCCAAAGTATGttgtatatatatgaatattgCACATAGAGGAGATGAACAGGTAATCCAGGTTGACTGTAGGGTTTAAACTTTCTCAATTTGCTTTCAGAATTCAGCGGAGCTCTCGGACTTCTATCAAGGATTATGAGCTATTGAGTTTATTAGGTCAAGGAGGTTTTGGAAAGGTAAATTGTTCAGCACTTGTATAAgattgatacatatatatatatatatatatataagcataagTCTGCTAACTTCATTTATTCTGTTTCTCTCACTCAAGGTATACCTCGCCAAGCACAAGCATTCAGAAGAAAAAGTTGCCATCAAGACTATAAAAAAGGGATGCATAGATTCTGCTTATATGACTGaccagtgggttttttttttgtttataatctatttataatctacagtttggtcatttccctatgggaccaaaatgaaatttatatccttataatcagagcttagtgatgtaatttctttcacatgactcacaaaacttgtatattataataaataaagtaccccctgttgtaaaatatgagaatatttaaaaatcaccttggagttctatgacctgtataaaagcactcagtctTCGGTCTTGTGctgttatatggtcatggaactcctcagtgacttatattatccctatattttacaatagggggtactgtATTTACTACATACTTAAGGCAGTCATACACAGGCCAAATTTACTACAATCCAgtctttttttatatgtaaactGGACATTGTGCAATATGGCCTCTTAAATGGAAGGCCCACAAACCTGATCCATGTATTAAACCAGTGAGTTAAAATGTCACCTActcatttctgtatttttatttttcaggattATACACGAGAAGAGATTGCTTAAATTAGCGTCAGTAAAGCAGACCCCTTTCCTTGTTGGCTTATTTGCCTCTTTTCAAACCACGCATCACCTCTGTTTAGCAATAGAGTATTGCCCTGGAGGTGACTTGGCGGATCGTCTGTTAAAGGGTAGCATTAAACAAGAAACAACTGTGTAAGTTGTATTTAAGTTGTAAGTTTTCATGGGAAAATATTTTGTAGTAACCTACTTAGCATAGGGAGGAACAGCAAAATATTATGCTTGGAAATATTCCATATCAATCATGGGTATAGCTTGACCTTTACAGGCCCCCCAGCAAACCTGCCAGTCAGTGTTATCCCCCATATTGTTATGCCACTAGATTGAGGAATAGCCGCAATGTTGTATGTAGATAAATAATGCCATGTTTAGAAATTAACTGCTacatttcttgtttttctttGCAGATTTTATGCTGGTTGTGTTGTGCTAGGGTTGCAATTCCTacacaaatacaacattattcACCGGTGAGTATTGATGGCATTTGCCATGTAGTTGTAAGGCAAAGGCACATGATACATTTGGGGGCAGTGACTGAGCACTTGGAGGGGGTTTCCAATGGGAagactttttttgtgtgtgacatttttttacacacaactttttttcttactccaaatgcattaaaatcagtgggagtttttctcactccaaatgcattaaagtcaatgggtgttttttttttttgcggttaattttttgtctcagtgaatttttttccacaataaatTTTTGCCGCAGTatccaaaaaaaatgtacagatggcgaaatgcagaatttcactgtgaatccatgccttgtgaTCAAATGTGCTCATCGCTACAACTAATATTTCACTGAGAGAACCTCAACTGTTATAATAATCTATAATGTAGCACCAACATTCTCATTCATcattctctgccccagtgagACTTACAGTCTAAGCATTAGATTTTGAGTCCTGACATTGATAGGTCTATATCACATTCACATTATTAGGAGACTCTTttaatgtgggaggaaactgggtaccaggaaataaatacagTGCTCAGCCTATCATTAACTAGATCATGTGCCAtgaataaatgtttattattattattatagttaatGCTTTGTAATAATGTgtgataataaatatatttccttctctgtattttGCCTTCTTGGTATAATTTAATTATGtgcttttttattattgcagagacaTAAAGACAAGCAATATAGTGATAGGCCGCGATGGATACGCAAAGATCACTGATTTTGGCCTTGCCAAACGACGTAAGACACACATTTGCctttgaggggggggggttgggaagtAATTCCATAAGGCTCCTTAAAAAATATCATTTACATTGGTATATCCTATTGGCTGAAGCTCACTTAttggggttttaaagcagaagccaggataatagctgatcagattcccaactacagactggttttgcccgtcttggggctcatcagtgtagtacgGGTTTTCTGAAACACAAACAATTGCCTTGATGATAAAGCCCCCAGAGCAGCAGTTGTACGCAAATGAAAAGCTTTGGAGCCTAAATCTATATTTGGCCTCcaaagtctttttttcttttgataaaaATAAGTATCATTTTGTATAGGTTGCTAGAATTAAGGATTCGGTTATCTATTTTGTATTCTATTTCGCCAAACCCCCAATGATATCAGGCCATTAGCTTACTGACCCCCACTTCTTCTTTGTActatatagatagagatatatatcCCAGCTaactttcactttttattttattatagctGTGTATGGCTACGGAATGACCTATACTATCTGCGGAACCCTTCCGTATATGGCCCCTGAAATGCTCACCAACAAGTGTTACACAAATTCCGTGGATTGGTGGGCATTTGGAGTAGTTCTTTATGAAATGCTCGTACGCGACGTAAgtgttttttaacatttattaagAGAATTGTTTCAAATGTTGAATGAAAAATAGACATGTACAGGGGttccttaaaggaccagtaacattaAGAAAATCATTCATTAAAACTAACACACTGGTACAGAATAAGTTCCTGTAAAGAAGCCCAGATTTTCTTGCTTTCTATTTGCTTTTCTGCTTCCCAaagataaatgatgatgatacatatttacatttgaaagaactaaatgataaaaatacatacatttttttaacaaatatgcTTTCCACAAATGGTTCAAAAACAAGTTAATGCAACTGCATTTAGGGCATTTCAAtttcatgtgtataaataaatgtgtatctGATACCATTGCACatgttaatactgtatattggacCTCTGGGACCTGTTACCTGTTATGTCTAAATAGACAAATAGTGCAGTAGGATGGTGGCTGAATGGCCAGGTATAGATATAGTTTTACATGAACGCtatgtttttttcctaaataaaCACTGTTTTCTCCGGCAGATGCCATTCGTTGCAGCAACAAAAGATAGTCTTTCTGAAACCATCAAAAACAAAGAACCGTGTTATCCAAAAAAACTAACAGAAGACTCCAgggatatatttaaaaaagtaagtTATTAGCATTACTGATTTTCCAGTCCAGTTTTTAAGGGATCGTCCAGAAAATAGagttcctttttgctttttgcaGCAGTCTCAGCATGGATGCCTAAACTAAGTTTGACTTTATGTTTACTTGATTGCTTCTGCTTGTATaattacatatatgtatttttatagctCTTTATAAAGGACCCTAAAAGCCGTCTTGGATCTCAACGTGGTGCTGAAGAAGTGATGGAATGTCCTTTCTTTAAGGTATGTTTTACAGTTTTATATACCTTGGGTAACagtattaaaaaaaggaaacagtGCCTGGATAATTAATGGCTTATTCAGAGAATTCTTGATTTTAAGATCATATTGACCACACCCCTTTATAGTTTAGTTAGTCATTGGGCTAAATTACTACATTACTTGTAGTAAAGTTACATTGACCCCTGATACAAGTGCAGTAAGTGTGCAAACGCGTGCCTGTCCTTCCCCTTAATCTGTTTGGAAATCCGGTGCTCGGTGCAAAGAGCATTGGCAGTTAGTGCAAGGCAGCCCTGCCCTTTAGTTTAGAGCTCTATTCatatttcatccattgataaGTACCCTTCTATcaatcacataggaatgaatagatagtcggtgaactctaacttgcacccattgataaacacgcttctaaaaatcccatataaaaTAATTGTTGGTATattttaaggtggtcatacacattaaTATccccttgtttggtgaggtcgcaaATGAGTGGATCTCTCCTGATCAGGCGAACTTaataatttggccctaggaccaaatgatCAAATGAAAATGGCGCACTTACTTTGGagcgcagagacctgcagcagttTTCAAAGTTCAGGGCGAGGCATAAACTGCAGAAAACATTGTCATTTTATGATCTTTGGTGTTGGTGACAACTCTAAAGCCTATAATACAAACAATATcattttggagggcacaccacaattactatctttaaaaagaaaaaaggaaagggtgcaaatgagaatctgcttCCCAAACCCACATGGGGCAAACAGAGGATCAATACAAATCAGTCAGTTAGTCAATGCGCACCAAGTTAAACTACAATTTTCACAGTTTCAATGCATAATATACCTACCCCCATTTGGCCTAAACACAATGTATGTGGTATGTATATTAAGCACTGAAACTGAGaaaattgttttgtgaatatctactatataaagagcattatacgTTAAACATACCATCTGCCGTTCTTCTTTCTGATGTTTAAATAGGTGTGCATTGAGCAACTGACTGAACTCTAAAGCCTATCAATGTATCTATGGAAAATAAAGACAATGCCTTGTCTGCTTGTGTATTTATAGCCATGAGTTTTACTTCGACAAGCGCTAATTTGTAACTTTTGTCTATTTGTCTCCTATTTTAAAGGAATTAGACTTTGAGGCCCTCTCCAGGAAGGAGATACCAGCCCCATTTATtcccaaagagaaaaaaacaggatttctctATAAAATATTTCATAGAAAACAAGTTTTAACTTTGAAAAATGAGAATGTCCCAATACCATCATATATtgaaaaggaatttaaaaatttTGACTGTGATACATTTTAACTATCAAATGATGGGACATTATAAAGTCATGCCAAAGAAATGGGGAGCCAGAAA
The sequence above is a segment of the Xenopus tropicalis strain Nigerian chromosome 7, UCB_Xtro_10.0, whole genome shotgun sequence genome. Coding sequences within it:
- the LOC116412351 gene encoding serine/threonine-protein kinase N2-like, whose protein sequence is MTDQIIHEKRLLKLASVKQTPFLVGLFASFQTTHHLCLAIEYCPGGDLADRLLKGSIKQETTVFYAGCVVLGLQFLHKYNIIHRDIKTSNIVIGRDGYAKITDFGLAKRRKTHICL